One window of the Lodderomyces elongisporus chromosome 6, complete sequence genome contains the following:
- the FCF1 gene encoding rRNA-processing protein fcf1 (BUSCO:EOG09264SET), whose translation MGKAKKTRKFAAVKRTLSKKDPRLANKNGLKDANSASGSKKDDPELTHHVPQVSSALFFKFNDAIKPPYQVLIDTNFINFSIQKKIDIIRGLMDCLMAKCIPIITDCVMAELEKLGSKYRIALKLAKDPRITRLKCSHAGTYADDCLVNRVMQHKCYIVATNDADLKRRIRKVPGVPLLSVGAHSYVVERLPDVF comes from the coding sequence ATGGGAAAGGCtaaaaagacaagaaagTTTGCTGCAGTGAAGCGTACATTATCCAAGAAAGATCCTCGTCTTGCAAATAAGAATGGTTTAAAAGATGCCAATTCTGCCAGCGGTAGTAAAAAGGATGATCCTGAACTTACGCATCATGTGCCGCAAGTATCGTCTGCGttgtttttcaagttcAACGATGCGATAAAGCCACCGTACCAAGTGCTTATAGATACAaattttataaatttttctATTCAAAAGAAGATTGATATTATCCGTGGGTTAATGGATTGTTTAATGGCGAAATGTATACCAATAATCACCGATTGTGTGATGGCTGAGTTGGAGAAGCTCGGGTCAAAGTATCGTATTGCTTTGAAGTTGGCCAAGGATCCTAGGATTACTAGACTAAAGTGTTCTCATGCAGGTACATATGCCGATGACTGTTTGGTGAATAGAGTGATGCAGCACAAGTGTTATATTGTGGCTACCAATGATGCTGATTTGAAACGAAGGATTAGAAAAGTCCCTGGTGTGCCATTGTTGAGTGTTGGTGCACACTCGTATGTTGTCGAGAGGTTGCCAGATGTGTTTTAG
- the SIA1 gene encoding purple acid phosphatase, whose amino-acid sequence MMKINRHYTKLLSSILLSLFIIFAYSTIHNRIVQSHTLPTQSELLHQHIDLQRITLSDNYIVTDLQLFKCRRYQTQVNCDKDIPPGFVKLTPPLNRHIEEEKWIYDFDYYLIVKMSKFEETTRYIADISLEARPGYEVVESKGMGKAKTKGGKKNNDNDDGGSNEIYRFYKKMAITNTENPIKQDQPVVRAVDILFGSNDLVDSRQFHQTLHLSKKERIHPILSVAKLSNADVIDLIKEQKEKEEAQSDSAGQQLYTDQTKFKIMQLSDLHFGQDLGKCNSLGEDCKSSDLKTLKFVEASLKQEQPDIVVITGDLFDPKRSLDYKSVILKSLQPIFAAKVKFVYTFGDEIVDAEEKESILEFFASLPGCLNTVPKDDVKRTVSGLTNYDFKITNEQEYGQSVELTVLDSQNKQIDNTQINYLYRLKNYHHEESSDGVPPAYKLMFFHYPIPQFRPVGVFKIIGTYNEKHPLETNTNTKFHDDILNCGYHVVSVGHEHENDACILSEVPKKSGQGLVAGEDNDPGKSIWLCYNAITGDSGTTMLDERYVRKLRLFEVDFKAKRVLSWKRKEDDKSPFDYQLIYEIKDDEPLFVDDQNTPEAEQKSENTDNTEGSKDAEEIPKNVDDKSQNEANNDNAGQVSDQVSDQVSDQVSDQGEQENEEKNVEETNDQNNAIAADGATKKNKQIKPKKQNVDDRNIVKDITLFTGAKKI is encoded by the coding sequence ATGATGAAGATTAATAGGCATTATACAAAACTCCTCAGTTCAATTCTACTATCcttatttatcatatttgcATACTCCACCATCCATAATAGGATTGTTCAGTCGCATACTCTCCCCACACAATCCGAGCTACTCCATCAACACATTGATTTACAACGAATAACTCTCTCAGATAACTACATTGTCACTGATTTGCAATTGTTCAAATGCAGAAGATACCAGACACAGGTGAATTGTGATAAGGATATCCCTCCAGGATTCGTTAAGCTCACTCCACCATTGAATCGCCATATcgaagaagagaaatggATTTACGATTTTGACTATTACCTCATTGTCAAGATGTccaaatttgaagaaacaaCGAGGTATATCGCAGATATCTCTCTTGAGGCACGTCCGGGCTACGAAGTTGTTGAAAGTAAAGGGATGGGTAAAGCAAAGACCAAGGGAGGTAAAAAGaacaatgacaatgatgatggtggtagTAATGAGATTTACAGATTTTACAAAAAGATGGCTATTACAAACACTGAAAACCCAATTAAACAAGACCAGCCCGTGGTTAGAGCAGTTGATATACTATTTGGAAGCAATGACCTTGTTGACTCGAGACAGTTTCATCAAACACTACACTTGtccaagaaagaaaggatcCACCCTATTTTGTCTGTTGCCAAATTAAGTAATGCTGATGTAATTGATCTTATCAAggaacaaaaggaaaaagaagaagcacaATCAGATTCAGCGGGACAACAACTTTATACTGATCAGACCAAATTTAAGATTATGCAACTCTCGGATTTGCATTTTGGACAAGATTTGGGTAAATGTAACTCTCTTGGTGAAGATTGCAAATCTAGTGATTTAAAGACTTTGAAGTTTGTTGAAGCCTCACTTAAACAAGAGCAACCAGATATCGTTGTTATTACTGGTGACTTGTTTGACCCAAAAAGGTCATTGGATTACAAGTCGGTTATCTTGAAAAGTTTGCAACCCATTTTTGCTGCAAAGGTCAAATTTGTTTACACGTTTGGAGATGAGATTGTGgatgcagaagaaaaggagtcGATTTTAGAGTTTTTTGCAAGTTTACCAGGATGCTTAAACACTGTACCCAAGGATGATGTGAAAAGAACTGTTTCCGGTTTAACCAATTATGATTTTAAGATTACCAATGAACAAGAATACGGCCAGAGTGTTGAACTTACAGTGCTTGACTCACAAAATAAGCAGATTGATAATACGCAAATCAATTATCTTTATAGGTTAAAGAACTACCACCACGAGGAAAGCAGCGATGGTGTGCCACCAGCTTACAAGTTGATGTTTTTCCATTATCCAATTCCACAGTTTCGACCAGTTGGTGTTTTTAAGATTATTGGTACTTATAATGAGAAGCATCCTTTGGAAACGaataccaataccaaaTTCCATGATGATATTTTGAATTGTGGATACCATGTTGTTTCTGTTGGCCACGAGCATGAGAATGATGCATGTATATTGTCCGAAGTGCCCAAAAAGAGTGGGCAAGGCTTGGTTGCAGGAGAAGATAATGATCCTGGAAAGAGCATATGGCTTTGCTACAATGCCATTACTGGTGATTCTGGTACTACAATGCTCGATGAGCGTTATGTACGAAAGTTGAGGTTGTTTGAAGTTGACTTTAAGGCAAAGAGAGTGCTCAGCTGGAAGAGGAAGGAGGATGATAAATCGCCATTTGACTATCAATTGATTTATGAGATTAAGGATGACGAGCCAttatttgttgatgatcAAAATACTCCCGAGGCTGAGCAAAAATCTGAGAATACTGACAATACTGAAGGCTCCAAAGATGCTGAGGAAATTCCAAAAAATGTTGATGACAAGAGTCAAAATGAAGCCAATAATGACAATGCCGGCCAAGTCTCGGACCAAGTCTCGGACCAAGTCTCTGATCAAGTCTCTGATCAAGGAGAGCAAGAAAACGAGGAAAAGAAtgttgaagaaacaaatgatCAAAATAATGCAATTGCAGCTGATGGAGCTACTAAGAAGAACAAGCAGATCAAGCCTAAAAAACAGAATGTTGATGATCGGAATATTGTAAAAGATATAACCCTATTTACCGGTgctaaaaaaatttaa